The genomic region AGATTTCGAGAACAACCGTCCACAGACGGACAGCATGTTCGTAAGCCTCGATATCCACACCGCCGTCATCAGAACGGAAGTTCATCAGGTTCAGCGATGCGAGGTTGCATGCGGTGTCGTCAAGGAACATGTATTCCGAGCACGGGTTGGACGCATTGATGCGACCCGAGTTCGGGCAGGTGTGCCATTCGTTGATCGTGGTGTCGTACTGGATGCCCGGATCTGCGCACGCCCAGGCAGCTTCGCCGACTTTTTCCCACAATTCGCGGGCAGAGATTTTCTTGGCAATCTTGCCGTCGGTGCGACGGATCAGTTCCCAGTCACCGTTATCAAGAACAGCCTGCAGGAAGTCGTTCGACACACGAACAGAGTTGTTCGAGTTCTGACCCGAAACGGTCAGGTATGCCTCGGAGTCCCAATCGGTGTCGTAGGTCTTGAAGCTGATTTCGGTGAAGCCCTGACGGGCGAATTCGATGATCTTGTTGATATAAGAATCCGGGATCATCACAGCGCGGGCTGCCAGAACAGCTTCTTTGAGCTGCGGGTTGGCGCGCGGCAGGAAGCGATCCTCGGAGTCAGCAGCACCGTCCCAGTTGGTGCAAGCCGCCAGAACCTGGGTCAGGTGCTTTTCAGCGAGTTTGGAACCGGCGACGAGGGCAGCGACTTTCTGCTCTTCTACGACTTTCCAGTTTACGTATTCTTCGATGTCCGGGTGGTCGATATCAACCACAACCATTTTCGCCGCACGACGGGTAGTACCGCCCGACTTGATCGCGCCAGCAGCACGGTCACCGATTTTAAGGAAGCTCATCAGGCCGGAAGAACGACCGCCACCCGACAGGGTTTCGCCTTCGCCACGTACGTTGGAGAAGTTTGAACCGGTACCGGAGCCGAATTTGAACAGACGCGCTTCACGGGTCCAGAGATCCATGATGCCGCCTTCGTTGACGAGATCGTCGGCAACGGACTGAATGAAGCAGGCATGCGGCTGCGGATGTTCATAGGCGCTGGCCGATTTGGTCAGTTCGCCGGTTTTGAAATCAACATAGGAGTGACCCTGTGCCGGGCCATCAATGCCGTACGCCCAGTGCAGACCAGTGTTGAACCACTGCGGCGAGTTCGGCGCACCCATCTGGTGGGAGAGCTGATAGCGCATTTCATCAAAGAAAGCCTGCGCATCGGATTCGGCGTCAAAATAGCCGCCTTTCCAGCCCCAATAGGTCCAGGTGCCTGCCAGACGGTCAAAGACCTGGGTTGAGCTGGTTTCGCTGATGTAGCGTTTTTCAGCCGGCATTTTGTCAAGCTTGGCGGTGTCAGCGGTCTTACGCCACAGCCAGGATGGGACGTCCTTTTCCTTGACCGGTTTAAGGGCAACCGGAACACCGGCCTTGCGGAAATATTTCTGTGCCAGAACGTCACTCGCGACCTGTGACCAGGAGGCGGGCATGTCGATGTCATTCATCTCAAAAACGACGGAACCATCCGGGTTTTTGATGACAGATGATAACTTACGAAATTCGATGTCGGCGTAAGGGCTGACACCTTCCTGAGTGAATTTTCTGGTAATCCGCATGGTCTGCTCCGGTTCTGATCAGACGTAACAGGGCGCTATCTGGTGATGCGCCAACATCGCCTGACTTTATATAGTTTGCTCAATGCTCTTGCGCTGCCCCTGATGCCGATATTTTCCAGCATTTCCAGAGCCCGCAGATATGGGTATTCGGTGGTTTGGTCCCCCCTTGGAACCATCCGGTCCGTAGGAAAGACTATAATGGCAAAATTTCGCCACAGTCCACTAATCTTTGTGGTTGACAGTAATTTTTACCACAACATGTAGTGGGTCGATTGCTGTCTTGTTGATTCGATGCTGGTGGGATTCTCGTTAACAATCTCTGAATCGGTCCGGGAGGCCCGGAAAACTGCGCTTTGTTTCGCAGCGAGATTGTGTGTCGGTCCTAAGACTCGGACTACATATTGTGTGGGCGCGCGTTTGACCCACCCAACGCTTGATCAAGCTAACGCCGTTTTCATTCCATTTCCAGTGCCAAGCTGAAAATTAGGCACCGCATGGCTTTTCGTAGCATGGAAGCAGATGGTAACAGTTTGATATTTATATGAAAGTCTTGTTTCGGATCTGTGTGAAAAGGCAGGGGTATCAAGCCTTCCGGCCCACTACATATATGGGGCGCATTGTGGATAAGGAGGTGGACAAAGCCCCCAGATGTAGATGGATCAAAGAGTCGTCGCCCTACAAGCAGTTGTGGGTTGTTTTCAGACGGAAATTTCCATCAAAGGCAGGCGCTGATTTATTCGTGCGCGGCGCAGGGCGAGGAGCCGGTTTGCGAACAGATATAAAATGTCCTTGGTTTGTTGACGGCGGGGGGGCCTGAAACATTGACTTTCCACGAACATCACGACATATAAGTCACTTGATTGACAGGGTGTATCACCAAACACGCTGTACTGCCTTTTGCCGCCATCGCTTAAAGCAGGCGGACAAACCAGATCTGGAGAGAGACCCAACATGGCCACCGTCGGCACCCGTATTTATACTGCGCTGTTTGGCAAGCGCGTTGGCGAAGACCGTTTCGGCAATATCTATTACACCGAAAAGACTCAGGCCAAAGGTCGTCGCACCAAGCGTTGGGTTGTTTACAAAGGTGTCGTCGAAGGATCCAAGGTCCCGGCTGAATGGCATGCCTGGCTGCATTACACTGTTGATGCGCCGCTGTCTGAAAAGGCCGAAGACCGTTATGACTGGCAGAAAGAACACCAGCCGAACCTGACGGGCACCAAGCATGCCTATCGTCCGAAAGGACATGAATATAGTGGTGGCAAGCG from Thalassospira indica harbors:
- a CDS encoding NADH:ubiquinone oxidoreductase subunit NDUFA12 — encoded protein: MATVGTRIYTALFGKRVGEDRFGNIYYTEKTQAKGRRTKRWVVYKGVVEGSKVPAEWHAWLHYTVDAPLSEKAEDRYDWQKEHQPNLTGTKHAYRPKGHEYSGGKRAPATGDYQAWSPEG